In Lates calcarifer isolate ASB-BC8 linkage group LG23, TLL_Latcal_v3, whole genome shotgun sequence, a single genomic region encodes these proteins:
- the itga3b gene encoding integrin alpha-3b, with the protein MSPRLLLCAVLAVYHGTQTCSGFNIDERFPVIKEGKTKGSFFGFSVALHQQTEGSKKYLLLAGAPKEKAQSLQNVNETGGVYSCPITTDTTDCSRMDLVSTTNPSSEMVEGMWLGVTVATQRDQPGGRILACGHRYVKVIQGGSEEQRRMIGKCYVRGNDLTYDPNDDWQTYNYEVCNPNNNMEFEGMCNMGISAGMTDTDVYIGSAGSYMWQGNVHVTWRNPDPGYSWDSRDKDFGQLNNRYSYMGYSVLEEKKLLSRDDYTVVTGSPRYESKGSVMFGTKTDNAIQQTLIITGEQVGSYFGGSLAVTDLNNDNWNDLIVGAPFYFDRMNDHGGAVYIFMNENGSFEKTATKVLKGPSSSGFGLAVAAIGDVNQDGFQDFAVGAPFHDTGKVYIWMGCKEGILENPSQVIEGKTVDNGGFHTFGYSINGGMDMDESGYPDILVGSLDDRIALLRARPVVHLNTVFNAMPKIVDPNQCPGNTPCITATLCMSFTLSNGNKDLKKNITVKYTVEADTERRRSPRVRFQSNNDDTYTGLLSLQSSKSTCSELKLFVVAPVRDKLESVVFSLNISLHEQKPKSRRSLQNLDSFPVLSQGQKLTQKDEIDFQKECGSDNKCSSNLQLTAKFVDDDDKPYPRDKLGLTQVLQFNTNMKIIRLMVEVTNIPTGARLAEDAHQAMLNVTIPEALTYSGVRSSDHDVQCSLDTTVICELGNPLKGNERVSLVLKFQTTGIDLYTQEINSQLLLSTLSEQSDLRPVPVALMIENTILPTFSLANALVQTKFGGTVMGESAMVNTSDVGSLVEFTFKVNMRGQPLGNLGTLAVEFDWPYEVANGKWLLYLTKIVVMGDSEMECNPPDSVVNNRNLTLSGSGPKRTKRQIVVDDGHDETQPHNIEPQAAITLVTHRKETHLLECSKGTAKCVKFSCPLLNMTDSAKIYVRSRLWNSTMLEDYSNALRVTVRGHATLKLIKNTSNIKMENQTIMFTVEIEPVEGVETPYELPLWIIISAAVAGILLLGIIILILWKCGFFQRASRREMYEAKAQKAEMKIQPSETERLTEDY; encoded by the exons GCTTCTTGCAGGAGCGCCCAAAGAAAAAGCCCAATCTCTACAAAATGTCAATGAAACAGGTGGTGTCTACTCCTGCCCCATCACCACAGACACCACTGACTGCTCCAGAATGGACCTGGTCAGCACAA CAAATCCTTCTTCTGAGATGGTGGAGGGCATGTGGCTGGGTGTGACAGTGGCCACTCAGAGGGACCAGCCGGGGGGACGCATACTG GCATGTGGGCATCGGTATGTGAAGGTCATCCAAGGTGGCTCAGAGGAGCAGCGGCGGATGATAGGGAAGTGCTACGTAAGGGGAAATGATCTGACCTATGACCCAAATGATGACTGGCAGACGTACAATTACGAGGTTTGCAACCCCAACAACAACATGGAGTTTGAGGGCATGTGTAACATGGGCATATCAGCTGGCATGACAGACACTGACGTCTACATCGGCTCCGCAGGCAGCTACATGTGGCAAG GAAATGTTCATGTAACATGGAGAAATCCAGATCCAGGGTATTCTTGGGACTCTAGAGACAAGGACTTTGGCCAGCTGAACAATCGATACAGCTATATGG GTTATTCAGTTCTTGaagagaagaagctgctgaGCAGAGACGACTACACAGTAGTGACAGGGTCTCCCAGATATGAGTCCAAGGGCTCTGTGATGTTTGGGACAAAGACTGATAATGCCATCCAACAGACCCTCATCATCACCGGGGAGCAAGTGGGCTCGTACTTTGGGGGCAGTCTGGCTGTTACTGATCTCAACAATGATAA CTGGAATGACCTGATTGTGGGTGCCCCATTTTACTTTGACCGTATGAACGATCATGGTGGAGCAGTGTATATCTTCATGAATGAGAATGGATCTTTTGAGAAGACTGCCACCAAGGTACTGAAGGGTCCATCGTCTTCTGGATTTGGCTTGGCAGTCGCTGCCATTGGTGATGTCAACCAAGACGGATTCCAAG ACTTTGCAGTGGGGGCTCCTTTCCACGACACAGGAAAGGTCTACATATGGATGGGATGTAAAGAGGGAATCTTAGAGAATCCCAGTCAG GTGATAGAGGGTAAGACAGTAGATAATGGTGGATTCCATACCTTTGGCTACTCAATCAATGGAGGGATGGACATGGATGAGAGCGGTTACCCTGACATCTTAGTTGGTTCCCTGGACGACCGCATTGCCTTGCTCAG agcTCGACCAGTTGTCCACTTAAATACGGTCTTCAATGCTATGCCTAAGATTGTGGACCCTAACCAGTGTCCTGGAAATACACCATG cattACAGCAACTCTGTGTATGTCTTTCACTCTGAGCAATGGAAACAAAGACCTCAAGAAAAATATCA CGGTGAAGTACACAGTGGAGGCAGACACGGAAAGGAGAAGAAGCCCTCGAGTTCGTTTCCAGAGCAATAATGATGACACCTATACCGGTTTGCTGAGCTTGCAATCCTCCAAAAGCACATGTTCTGAGCTAAAGCTGTTTGTAGTG GCTCCTGTGAGGGACAAACTGGAGTCAGTGGTCTTTTCCCTCAACATATCCTTACACGAACAAAAGCCTAAATCCAGACGCTCCTTGCAGAACCTGGACTCCTTCCCAGTTCTGAGCCAGGGGCAGAAACTCACTCAAAAAGATGAG ATTGATTTTCAGAAGGAGTGTGGCTCTGATAACAAATGTTCCAGTAACCTGCAGCTGACTGCCAAGTTTGTTGACGATGATGATAAGCCTTACCCCAG GGACAAGCTGGGTTTAACCCAGGTGCTTCAGTTCAATACCAATATGAAGATCATAAGGCTGATGGTGGAGGTGACTAACATCCCTACCGGGGCGAGGTTGGCCGAGGATGCTCATCAGGCCATGCTCAATGTCACCATCCCTGAAGCGCTGACATACTCTGGTGTCAGGTCATCG gACCACGATGTACAATGCAGTCTTGATACCACAGTGATCTGTGAGCTGGGGAATCCACTTAAAGGCAATGAAAGG GTGTCACTTGTCCTCAAGTTTCAGACAACAGGGATTGATTTATACACACAAGAGATTAACTCCCAGCTGCTTCTGTCCAC TCTCAGTGAACAGAGTGACCTGAGGCCTGTGCCTGTGGCCCTGATGATTGAAAACACCATTCTCCCCACCTTCTCCTT AGCGAACGCCTTGGTGCAAACAAAATTCGGCGGGACAGTGATGGGCGAGTCAGCTATGGTAAACACCAGTGACGTGGGCAGTCTGGTGGAGTTCACCTTCAAA GTGAACATGAGGGGACAGCCCCTCGGAAACTTGGGGACCCTGGCTGTGGAGTTTGATTGGCCCTATGAGGTAGCCAACGGCAAGTGGCTGCTGTACCTGACGAAGATTGTCGTTATGGGGGACTCAGAGATGGAATGTAACCCTCCTGACTCAGTTGTCAACAATCGGAACCTAACT TTGTCGGGGAGCGGACCTAAGCGTACTAAGCGGCAGATTGTGGTGGATGATGGTCATGATGAGACACAGCCCCATAACATTGAGCCGCAGGCAGCCATCACATTGGTCACGCATCGAAAAGAGACCCACTTGTTG GAATGCTCAAAGGGAACAGCGAAATGCGTGAAGTTCAGCTGCCCACTGCTCAACATGACGGATTCAGCCAAGATTTATGTCCGGTCCCGTTTGTGGAACAGTACAATGTTAGAG gaCTATTCCAATGCTCTGCGAGTTACAGTCAGAGGTCATGCCACACTGAAGCtcataaaaaatacatcaaacatCAAGATGGAAAATCAGACCATCATG TTCACAGTAGAAATAGAACCAGTGGAGGGAGTGGAGACACCCTATGAGCTCCCGCTGTGGATCATCATCTCAGCAGCAGTAGCAGGAATTTTACTACTAGGAATCATCATTCTGATACTATGGAAG TGTGGCTTCTTCCAGAGGGCCAGCAGGAGGGAAATGTATGAGGCCAAGGCGCAGAAGGCTGAGATGAAGATCCAGCCCTCTGAGACAGAGAGGTTGACTGAGGACTACTGA